TAAGAGATAGATTAGAAAAGAAGCCCTTTGCTGATTTTAAGTTAGAGGATTATTCTTTGGGTGCGGCACAGAAGTTTAAGACAATACCGAGTAATTTGTAGGTTGGAAGTAGGTCGGCGCAAATAAACGGTACTGGCTTTGGTCGTCATTTGTCATTTGTCATTGGTCATGCAATATATTTTCTTACCATGCCATACAGTCAATTTACCATCGAGCGAGTAAAACAAGATTTTCACCTGACTACTGTAGAGGGAGTGCGGTTTTTTCCAGACACGATGGAAGCGGTAACTCCAAGTTTCAGACTAGAAGGTATTTTAGAGGATTTATCCTGGGCGATCGCAGTCGATACGGAGAAAGCGCGTTCAGAAGTAATTATCAATCCGGTGCTGCTGGAAGTGCGACGTATTTTCAATCAGCAAATCAGCGTATTTTCTGGGGAAGAATTTAACGTAGATGCGAGTATTGGACTAAACGGTGTATGTGACTTCTTAATTAGTCGTTCACCTGAACAATTAACTGTGGAAGCGCCAGCAATTGTCATTGTGGAGGCGAAAAAATCTGATTTAAAATCAGGATTGGGACAATGCATTGCAGAAATGGTAGCCGCACAGCGATTTAATGAAGCGAAAGGAAAAACTATTACAGCCGTTTACGGTACAGTTACCAGTGGTACCCAATGGCGATTTCTCAAATTAGAGGAACAAACAGTAACAATCGATTTAATGGATTATTCTCTTCCTCCAATTGAGCCAATTCTGAGCTTTTTGGTGTGGATGGTGAACGCAGGTTGATTCTAAAACTTACAAATCTCTGCAAACTGTGGAAATGCGTTTCCTCGAACTAAACTAGCAGTTACAGGTAGATGTCCTGCTGGAGGATTTTGGAATTTTGGCTCCATTCCTGACTTATACTGGAATCTTCTAGTTTGCCAGTTGAACTCTTGCTCCACAGTCTTGCTAAAGATTCCACTTATCAAACTTCCCCATCCAACCTGATCGTACATCTTTTGCCAGTTTTGTCCCTGCTGCTGATAAATTAGTTGTTGGGCGCTGAAACCTAACTTTCCATCACTAGCTTTACGCCAGAGATCATCAATTGTTTTTAACTCAGTACAGGGCATACTCTTTATTTCATCGTAATTAATGTAGCCTCGTGATTGTGATTTTTCTCCGGCTATTTTTAATAATACTTCATAAGTATCTGCATCCGCTGCTTGCCAATTTTTTTGGCGCAAATATTCGCGTAACTGACTGTAGTTTAGTCCTCGTTCAGAAGCAAGAGGGACTTGAGAAAGTATATCAGTTAGTGTAGAAGGACTAAAAACCTTAATTAATCCTAAAGCAATCAAAAGGCTGACTAATGCTGCAAATCCTTGCGCTCCTGCTCCTAATGATGCTATTTTATGCCAAATTGTGACTTGTGGTTTTTTCTTGCCAGATGCGTTTGATGATCCTCGTGGTGATTGTAAAGCTATTTCTTGTATAACTTCATCGGCTGATTTATAGCGTTTTGCTGTGCCTAATTCTAGTAAATTGTCTAAGATTTTACCTAACTTATCGCTAACTTTCTTACTGCGACTTCGCCACTCCCAAGAGTTACTCCCATCATCAAAAAGCTTAACTGCAGAAGCATTGGTTAACAGGCAAATACAAGTAACTCCTAAGCTATACAAATCACTTGCAAAAACTTCTCTGCCTTTTTCTTGTTCTGGAGCCATAAAGTTTGCCGTTCCTATGACAGTTTTACCTGTCTTTGCAGTCTTGCGAAATTGTCCTGATGTGGTCATCTACTCCCCTATGGCTAAAGCAGCAGACATTAGCACCAAGCGATTAATCAGCCTCTCCCCCGAAAACTGGGTAAAATGGGTAACACAAATACCCGACATTCTCAGCGGAGAAATTCTCAATTCTGAATTCCAATGGATTAGCCGAGAAAGCGATGTATTAGTCAAAGCCACCAGTCCCCAATATGGTCAATTTCTCGTACTCAATGAGTTACAATTGCGGTATAAATCTGAAATGCCTAAACGAATGCGGGCATACGTCGCACTAGCAGAAGAAAAGTTCAATTTGCCTACCTATCCTGTATTAATTAACATTCTCAAAGACAGTGATGTGGAAATCCCCACGCGCTACGAATCAGAATTTGCAGGTTTACAGGCGCGTCAAGACTACCGCGTCATCAATCTTTGGGAAGTGGATGTAGAAATAGCGTTCAATCAACCCCTTCCCTCCTTGCTTCCCTTTGTACCAATTCTCAAGGGTGGTGCAGAAGAAGCGACAGTAAAACGCGCATTACAAATACTCCGCGCCGATGAAAAATTGAGCCAGTCAGAAACCGTCATGGCTTTTTTTGCTAGTTTCGTATTAGACAGCGCTTTAGTTCAGCAAATCATGAGGTGGGACATGGCCGTTTTACGCGAATCTCCCTGGTATCAGGAAATTTTGCAAAAGGGTAGGGAAGAAGGACGACGAGAAGAGAGGCTTTCTAGTATTGAACTGGATTTGGAGTTTAAATTCGGCGCTGATGCATTACAATTGATGTTATAAATTTATCCAATTTCTGATTTAGATCAATTAAAAACTATTCAGCGTGCCATCAAGACTGTAAATACTTTATAGCGTTTCTCACCCTAGTGAGGTACATCGGTAAGGGCACGGCAGTGCCGTGCCCCTACATCGCGTGATACAATTTTGTACCTCATCTGAATAGGAAGTGCTATAGACGAATTGCGCGTAATCATCCAAACTCTTCAAACTTCCTCAACTTAGCTAAATTACGGGGCGTGATAATTTTTAATTTTTAATTTTTAATTTTTAATTATTCACGCTCCCATCCCAGAATACCGCTTCAAACCCGCACGCCATAGCAACCGATTCAGACCTAAAAATAACAAGATCCAACCCAACATTGACAAAAATCCTCTTCCTAAATCCACAGGTAGCCCCATCAAAATACTCGCAGGGAAATCAACTAAATAAGGAAAAGGCGTCAACATAACTATTGCTCGCATAGGTTCAGGAAATACCTCTAAAGGCGCAATCAATCCAGACAAAAACAAATAAAACAAGAACCATAAATCTTCCAAAGCAGTAGCTCTTTCCGTCCAAAAGGCTAACATTGCAAAGGTGTATTGAATGACAAACCTTACAATAAAAGCCAGCACTACAGCCAACATAAACAACAAAACTTTACCCAAACTTGGCAACCAAAAAGCCTGGGGATAGAGAATAAAAAACAATGCCACTAATATTAAAGTAAACTGGATGCGAGCAAATCTATCAGCAACATGAGTAGCAACATGATGCCATACAGGATCAAGCGGTTGTAATAACTTGGGCGAAAGTTTACCTTCGACTATTTCCCTTTCAAAATCCCAAATTACCCAAACAACCGTGAATTGTCTAACAATAAAAACGGTGATAAAGTAACGGGCAAAATCTACAGGTGTCAAACCGAAGCGTCCACCTTGCGCCGCCTGTATCCAAATACCCATGAAGATAATAGGTAAAGAGCCAGACAAAACCCATAAAATCATTTCTGCTCGGTATTCAATTGTATAGGCGTAGTAAACCGAAAGTAAAGTTAAGGCTTTTCTGATAATTCGCTTCATGAGAACTGAGTGATAAAATAATTTTAAATCTTTTTCATTTGAACCACAGATCTTCGTAGGGGCGCAAGGCCTTGCGCCCCAAGGCCTTGCGCCCCAAAAGCGTGGTCTATTTACCTGAAAATGGGTGTGAAGTGTTTAACCAGAAATGATATGACAATTAAACTTTACTCAACCACTCAGTTTCTTCTGGTTCTCTAAATAATGAAGTACTCAGGTAGCGTTCGCCGAAGCTAGGCTGTACCATGACGATCAGCCGACCGGCGTTTTCTGGTCGCTGGGCGACTTGGATGGCGGCGTACAAAGCAGCGCCAGCAGAAATACCCGATAGCAAGCCTTCTTCTTTGGCTA
The Gloeotrichia echinulata CP02 DNA segment above includes these coding regions:
- a CDS encoding GUN4 domain-containing protein, yielding MAPEQEKGREVFASDLYSLGVTCICLLTNASAVKLFDDGSNSWEWRSRSKKVSDKLGKILDNLLELGTAKRYKSADEVIQEIALQSPRGSSNASGKKKPQVTIWHKIASLGAGAQGFAALVSLLIALGLIKVFSPSTLTDILSQVPLASERGLNYSQLREYLRQKNWQAADADTYEVLLKIAGEKSQSRGYINYDEIKSMPCTELKTIDDLWRKASDGKLGFSAQQLIYQQQGQNWQKMYDQVGWGSLISGIFSKTVEQEFNWQTRRFQYKSGMEPKFQNPPAGHLPVTASLVRGNAFPQFAEICKF
- a CDS encoding ABC-2 family transporter protein, which gives rise to MKRIIRKALTLLSVYYAYTIEYRAEMILWVLSGSLPIIFMGIWIQAAQGGRFGLTPVDFARYFITVFIVRQFTVVWVIWDFEREIVEGKLSPKLLQPLDPVWHHVATHVADRFARIQFTLILVALFFILYPQAFWLPSLGKVLLFMLAVVLAFIVRFVIQYTFAMLAFWTERATALEDLWFLFYLFLSGLIAPLEVFPEPMRAIVMLTPFPYLVDFPASILMGLPVDLGRGFLSMLGWILLFLGLNRLLWRAGLKRYSGMGA